One genomic window of Pseudomonas sp. LFM046 includes the following:
- a CDS encoding LysR family transcriptional regulator, with product MDRLTALGMFVAAAEQGNFSRAAEQMGTTPSSLTKAVAQLEEGLGTKLFERTTRRMSLTEAGFIYLEGARQALMQLQLASEGVEQLQHELRGSLRITAPPSFAPAFLNVVCCRFLRDHPHVHLEVDLSDTYVDLVDGGYDLALRDGPTDLPGVIAQPLVENRITLCASPAYLERRGGDVTLDNYLQHDWLIFRHPLLNRHFWWVTKDDQRIRLSQPVPRLSSDNYDFLLACLLDGQGLQFIPLWSAAPYLARGELVEVMPEYWREPSGFGPMVYVLYLTHRRSTRKVKVFIEYLKTYWQEHPAQQVG from the coding sequence ATGGACAGATTGACCGCGCTGGGCATGTTCGTGGCCGCCGCCGAACAGGGCAATTTCAGCCGTGCCGCCGAGCAGATGGGCACCACGCCTTCGTCCCTGACCAAGGCCGTGGCGCAGTTGGAAGAGGGGCTCGGTACGAAGCTTTTCGAGCGCACCACTCGTCGGATGTCGCTGACCGAAGCAGGGTTCATCTACCTGGAAGGCGCTCGTCAAGCGCTGATGCAATTGCAGCTGGCCAGCGAAGGGGTCGAACAACTGCAGCACGAACTGCGCGGCAGCCTGCGCATCACCGCGCCGCCGTCCTTTGCGCCGGCCTTCCTCAATGTCGTCTGTTGCCGCTTCCTGCGCGACCACCCCCATGTGCATCTGGAGGTGGACCTCTCCGACACCTATGTCGACCTCGTGGATGGCGGCTACGACCTGGCCTTGCGCGACGGCCCCACCGACCTGCCCGGCGTGATCGCCCAGCCCCTTGTGGAAAACCGCATCACCCTCTGCGCCAGCCCGGCCTATCTGGAGCGTCGCGGCGGCGACGTGACCCTGGACAACTACCTGCAGCACGACTGGCTGATCTTCCGCCATCCGCTGCTCAACCGGCATTTCTGGTGGGTGACCAAGGACGACCAGCGCATTCGCCTCAGTCAGCCGGTACCGCGCCTGTCCAGCGACAACTACGACTTCCTGCTCGCCTGCCTGCTGGACGGCCAGGGCCTGCAGTTCATCCCGCTATGGAGCGCCGCGCCCTACCTGGCTCGCGGCGAACTGGTGGAAGTGATGCCCGAGTACTGGCGCGAGCCCAGCGGCTTCGGGCCCATGGTCTACGTGCTCTACCTGACCCACAGGCGCAGCACCCGCAAGGTCAAGGTGTTCATCGAGTACCTGAAGACCTATTGGCAGGAGCACCCGGCGCAGCAGGTGGGCTGA
- a CDS encoding homoserine dehydrogenase, with translation MTEYKIALVGFGGVNRGLAQLIAERNPAWRKELGFSLKIVGVTDLFLGSIMDRDGLDAAQLARLPSVKGAFAELAGGSAEAFNETIIKQSGADIVAEATFTNPVDGEPATTFCRWALEAGKHVVTTNKGPIALHAEELKALAGRNGVAFEYEGSVMSGTPVIRMARETLPGASIIGFEGILNGTSNYVLTRMEEGLSFTDAVGKAQELGYAEADPTADVEGHDVRLKVVILANELLGAKLRTSDVHCSGITQVSAADIESARQRGARWKLIGSASRAADGAVSASVEARLLEGSHPLAGISGATNAVSFDTELLGKVTVSGPGAGRIETAFALLSDIVAIHTSVSKR, from the coding sequence ATGACTGAATACAAGATCGCCCTGGTGGGCTTTGGTGGCGTGAATCGCGGCCTCGCGCAATTGATCGCCGAGCGCAACCCGGCCTGGCGGAAGGAGCTGGGCTTCAGCCTGAAGATCGTCGGCGTCACCGACCTGTTCCTCGGTTCGATCATGGATCGCGACGGCCTGGACGCCGCGCAGCTGGCCCGCCTGCCCAGCGTCAAGGGCGCCTTCGCCGAGCTGGCGGGCGGTTCCGCCGAAGCCTTCAACGAAACCATTATCAAGCAGTCCGGCGCCGACATCGTCGCCGAAGCCACCTTCACCAACCCGGTGGACGGCGAGCCGGCCACCACGTTCTGCCGCTGGGCCCTGGAAGCCGGCAAGCATGTGGTCACCACCAACAAGGGGCCCATTGCCCTGCATGCCGAGGAGCTCAAGGCGCTGGCCGGTCGCAACGGCGTCGCCTTCGAGTACGAAGGCTCGGTGATGAGCGGCACCCCGGTTATCCGCATGGCCCGGGAGACGCTGCCCGGCGCCTCGATCATCGGGTTCGAGGGCATCCTCAATGGCACCTCCAACTACGTGCTGACCCGCATGGAAGAAGGCTTGAGCTTCACCGACGCCGTGGGCAAGGCCCAGGAGCTGGGCTATGCCGAGGCCGACCCGACCGCCGATGTGGAGGGCCACGACGTACGCCTGAAGGTGGTGATCCTGGCCAATGAGCTGCTGGGGGCGAAGCTGCGCACCAGCGATGTGCACTGCAGCGGCATCACCCAGGTCAGCGCCGCCGATATCGAGAGTGCCCGGCAACGCGGCGCACGCTGGAAGCTGATCGGTTCCGCCAGCCGTGCTGCCGATGGAGCGGTCAGCGCCAGCGTCGAGGCCCGTTTGCTGGAGGGCAGCCATCCGCTGGCGGGCATCTCCGGGGCGACCAACGCCGTGTCGTTCGATACCGAACTGCTGGGCAAGGTGACCGTCTCCGGCCCGGGCGCCGGCCGCATCGAAACGGCCTTCGCGCTGCTGTCCGATATCGTCGCCATCCATACATCCGTATCCAAACGCTAA
- a CDS encoding C45 family peptidase: protein MKLHTFVTDTPNPHTRGRQIGERWSEQIRQTVSLYLDFFNQVDVAPEQVRSLGEASLGSLEAWCPGLAQEVAGIAEGAGLPFWQLAALNARTEILAVMPTPPEGECSTAVFAPRGAHAPRTIQTWDWHDTLVPNGLMLQLVGAGGLDVKLFTEFGMLGKIGVNSAGLGLHFNILHHASDNGSAGVPVHAVARRLLEEARSVDEAIALARSARVSASTVLTVFSRDDRSPRAASIELSPHATAVVLPGEDGWITHTNHFLAPELVPGERTLDVSTTYARLEHVNAARSSMTSASLASRAEAMCGGLGDAAPICFIPDLALPPTERWETLLTIGIDTEHFALEYAAATPQSLARSGHVRF, encoded by the coding sequence GTGAAACTCCACACCTTCGTCACCGACACCCCGAACCCGCACACCCGTGGCCGCCAGATCGGGGAGCGGTGGTCGGAGCAGATCCGGCAGACGGTCTCGCTCTACCTCGACTTCTTCAACCAGGTGGACGTGGCGCCGGAACAGGTACGCAGCCTGGGCGAGGCCAGCCTCGGCTCCCTGGAAGCCTGGTGCCCTGGCCTGGCCCAGGAAGTCGCCGGTATCGCCGAAGGTGCGGGACTGCCCTTCTGGCAGTTGGCGGCACTGAACGCCCGCACCGAGATCCTCGCGGTGATGCCGACGCCCCCCGAAGGTGAATGCTCCACCGCCGTGTTCGCCCCGCGCGGCGCCCACGCCCCGCGCACCATCCAGACCTGGGACTGGCACGACACTCTGGTGCCCAACGGCCTGATGCTCCAGCTCGTCGGCGCCGGCGGCCTCGACGTCAAGCTGTTCACCGAATTCGGCATGCTCGGCAAGATCGGCGTGAACAGCGCCGGCCTGGGCCTGCACTTCAACATCCTTCATCACGCCAGCGACAACGGCAGCGCCGGGGTGCCGGTGCACGCCGTCGCCCGCCGCCTGCTGGAAGAGGCCCGCAGCGTCGACGAAGCCATCGCCCTCGCCCGCTCCGCGCGGGTCAGCGCGTCCACCGTGCTGACGGTATTCTCCCGCGATGACCGCTCGCCGCGCGCCGCCAGCATCGAGCTCTCCCCCCACGCCACCGCCGTGGTGCTGCCGGGCGAAGACGGCTGGATCACCCACACCAACCATTTCCTCGCCCCGGAACTGGTGCCCGGCGAACGCACCCTGGACGTGTCCACCACCTACGCACGCCTGGAGCATGTGAACGCCGCACGCAGCAGCATGACTTCCGCCAGCCTCGCCAGCCGCGCCGAAGCCATGTGCGGCGGCCTGGGCGATGCCGCGCCCATCTGCTTCATCCCGGACCTGGCGCTGCCGCCCACCGAGCGCTGGGAAACCCTGCTCACCATCGGCATCGACACCGAGCACTTCGCCCTGGAGTACGCCGCCGCCACGCCGCAGTCCCTGGCGCGCAGCGGCCACGTGCGCTTCTGA
- a CDS encoding amidohydrolase, whose protein sequence is MKPLLTLALSVSFAFSSMETMAAADLILHNGKVYTAEPGQALQQAVAVENGRIVAVGSDAEVLKLKQADTQLLDLGGKVLMPGFIDSHAHVMKGGLQMHQANLNGEEIPLDELEQRLRQWRDDGKAKRGEFLVVGGLPTSYWDRIEAFEQRFNTGEWANTPILFAGWDYHTGWANGAMLKRAGIDAAKVKALKGEALATIGHHEDMRPNGFLVDAGLYDAQELIPLPSQAELLAGGRDALNYYNSLGITAWMDPLANEIPGGPIDNSSVGVLPTYKALADSGELTAHVAALLMADSKATPKDLDELDKVRQQFQGVPNLTLPGIKIFADGVAEHPAQSAAMLEPYKNSDKSGELLFDPAQFGELVNAADARGWLVHIHAIGDRAVRESLNAIEQARKARNSGIPHSITHLQMVNPKEFARFKPLNVIASMQLFWASADELSVDLVQPYVSATAFQYQYPAHSLLKNGATIAGASDWPITTPEPWKAIYQAVSRKGPKGVLNAAEEIDRDTMFQAYTLNAARALRLEGSIGSLAPGKQADMILLDRDVFQVEPEALRDTQVLKTWFAGRDIYTRNR, encoded by the coding sequence ATGAAGCCGCTTCTCACCCTGGCACTTTCCGTCAGCTTCGCTTTTTCTTCAATGGAAACTATGGCCGCCGCCGATCTCATCCTGCACAACGGCAAGGTCTATACCGCCGAACCCGGCCAGGCCCTTCAGCAAGCCGTGGCGGTGGAGAACGGCCGGATCGTCGCCGTCGGCTCCGATGCCGAGGTACTGAAGCTCAAACAAGCCGACACGCAACTGCTCGATCTGGGCGGCAAGGTGCTGATGCCCGGCTTCATCGACTCCCACGCCCATGTGATGAAGGGCGGGCTGCAGATGCACCAGGCCAACCTCAATGGCGAGGAGATTCCGCTCGATGAGCTGGAGCAGCGCCTGCGCCAATGGCGTGATGACGGCAAGGCGAAGCGCGGCGAGTTCCTGGTGGTCGGCGGCCTGCCCACCAGTTACTGGGACCGGATCGAGGCCTTCGAGCAGCGCTTCAATACTGGCGAATGGGCCAATACCCCCATCCTCTTCGCCGGCTGGGATTACCACACCGGCTGGGCCAACGGCGCCATGCTCAAGCGTGCCGGCATCGATGCCGCCAAGGTGAAAGCCCTCAAGGGCGAAGCGCTGGCGACCATCGGCCACCACGAGGACATGCGCCCCAACGGTTTCCTCGTGGACGCAGGGCTCTACGACGCCCAGGAGCTGATCCCCCTGCCCTCCCAGGCTGAACTGCTGGCCGGCGGCCGTGACGCCCTGAACTACTACAACAGCCTCGGCATCACCGCCTGGATGGACCCGCTGGCCAACGAGATTCCCGGCGGCCCGATCGACAACAGCTCCGTTGGCGTGCTGCCCACTTACAAGGCCCTGGCCGACTCCGGCGAACTCACCGCCCACGTCGCCGCCCTGCTGATGGCTGACTCCAAGGCCACGCCCAAGGACCTGGACGAACTGGACAAGGTGCGCCAGCAATTCCAGGGCGTGCCCAACCTCACCCTGCCCGGCATCAAGATCTTCGCTGACGGCGTGGCGGAGCACCCGGCGCAAAGCGCGGCAATGCTCGAGCCCTACAAGAACTCCGACAAGAGCGGTGAACTGCTCTTCGACCCGGCCCAGTTCGGCGAGCTGGTCAACGCGGCCGACGCCCGTGGCTGGCTGGTGCACATCCACGCCATCGGCGACCGCGCGGTGCGGGAATCCCTCAACGCCATCGAACAGGCCCGCAAGGCGCGCAACAGTGGCATTCCCCACTCCATCACCCACCTGCAGATGGTCAACCCCAAGGAGTTCGCCCGCTTCAAGCCGCTGAACGTGATCGCCTCCATGCAACTCTTCTGGGCCAGCGCCGACGAACTGAGCGTGGACCTGGTTCAGCCCTATGTCAGCGCCACGGCCTTCCAGTACCAGTACCCGGCGCATTCCCTGCTGAAGAACGGTGCCACCATCGCCGGCGCGAGCGACTGGCCGATCACCACGCCGGAGCCGTGGAAAGCCATCTACCAGGCGGTCAGCCGCAAGGGCCCGAAAGGCGTGCTCAACGCTGCCGAAGAGATCGACCGGGACACCATGTTCCAGGCCTACACCCTGAACGCCGCCCGCGCCCTGCGGCTGGAAGGCAGCATCGGCTCCCTGGCACCGGGCAAGCAGGCCGACATGATCCTGCTGGACCGCGACGTGTTCCAGGTGGAACCCGAAGCCCTGCGCGACACCCAAGTGCTGAAGACCTGGTTCGCCGGCCGCGACATCTACACCCGCAATCGCTGA
- a CDS encoding Lrp/AsnC family transcriptional regulator: MKRILDPLDERILAELTANARIAHAELAAKVNLSRNAVRQRIERLERDGAIQGYTIREGDGRKPSSQISAVIFVYRYDRMRGDEVLRALRNIPEILQCEVMSGEFDLMVRVGASSPERVHNVWKEISAMPGVENTVTSFVLASVI, translated from the coding sequence ATGAAGCGCATTCTGGACCCCCTCGACGAACGCATCCTGGCGGAGCTCACCGCCAATGCCCGCATCGCCCACGCCGAGTTGGCGGCCAAGGTCAACCTGTCACGCAACGCCGTGCGCCAGCGCATCGAGCGGCTGGAGCGGGATGGCGCCATCCAGGGCTACACCATCCGCGAAGGCGACGGCCGCAAGCCGTCTTCACAGATCAGCGCGGTGATCTTCGTCTACCGCTACGACCGCATGCGTGGCGACGAGGTATTGCGGGCCTTGCGGAACATCCCGGAAATCCTCCAATGCGAGGTCATGAGCGGCGAGTTCGACCTCATGGTGCGGGTCGGCGCGTCGAGTCCGGAGCGCGTGCATAACGTCTGGAAGGAAATCTCCGCCATGCCCGGCGTGGAGAACACCGTCACCTCCTTTGTGCTCGCCTCGGTGATCTGA
- a CDS encoding LysR substrate-binding domain-containing protein, protein MNQKALPPLNWLRAFEVSARCLSFTHAALELHLTQGAVSQQIRQLESHLGVALFKRLPRGLALTEEGQSYLPVVQDAITRLAVGTNEIFGQHRQRPIKIRGSLSYLLLWLAPRLAEFRAAHPHVDIRYISNLWVKELDGEDDMEIRWGHGQWPGLVSQRLTWDTLFPVCSPDLLARSPLTEPADVARHGLLHVLGYEEGWGYWLKRVGAHDVDYSSGMQFDTLASTLRMAELGQGIALARSSLVEDLLREGRLVEPFSQRIEASESFYLVRGSGTDLHPDAMTFATWLVAQAHRGK, encoded by the coding sequence GTGAACCAGAAAGCCCTGCCTCCGTTGAACTGGTTGCGTGCGTTCGAAGTGTCCGCCCGGTGCCTCAGCTTCACTCACGCCGCCCTGGAGCTGCACCTGACCCAGGGCGCCGTGAGCCAGCAGATCCGCCAACTGGAAAGCCACCTCGGCGTGGCGCTGTTCAAGCGCCTGCCTCGGGGCCTGGCCCTCACGGAGGAGGGGCAGTCCTACCTGCCGGTGGTCCAGGATGCGATCACCCGATTGGCGGTGGGCACCAACGAAATCTTCGGCCAGCACCGGCAGCGGCCGATCAAGATCCGGGGCAGCCTGTCGTACCTGCTGCTGTGGCTGGCACCCCGGCTGGCGGAGTTCAGGGCGGCGCATCCGCATGTGGATATCCGCTACATCAGCAACCTCTGGGTCAAGGAACTGGACGGCGAGGACGACATGGAAATCCGTTGGGGACACGGGCAGTGGCCGGGCCTGGTGTCCCAACGGCTGACCTGGGACACCCTGTTCCCCGTCTGCTCACCGGACCTGCTGGCGCGCTCGCCGCTCACGGAGCCGGCCGACGTTGCCAGGCACGGGTTGCTGCACGTCCTGGGCTACGAGGAGGGTTGGGGCTACTGGCTGAAACGGGTGGGCGCCCATGACGTCGACTACTCCAGCGGAATGCAGTTCGACACCCTTGCCTCCACCCTGCGCATGGCCGAACTGGGGCAAGGGATCGCCCTGGCCCGTTCCTCCCTGGTGGAAGACCTGCTCCGGGAGGGGCGCCTGGTGGAGCCCTTCTCGCAGCGGATCGAAGCCAGCGAATCCTTCTATCTGGTGCGCGGCTCGGGGACTGACCTGCATCCCGATGCGATGACCTTCGCCACCTGGCTGGTGGCCCAGGCCCATCGCGGCAAATGA
- a CDS encoding cystathionine gamma-synthase family protein yields MNNKTEVSELGCVGIGTRLVWGGEKVRHPYNATQTPIVASAAYGYDDIDVWYDVALGNTPGFIYSRMSNPTVAILEDKICELESAESAVAFSSGMAAISSVLNTFLAKGGRVVSTRDSYGGTNKIFEEFLPRMGVDVTLCDTLDHEAIEHEIALGCDVLYLETPTNPTLKVLDIRRLAQAAKRVGALVVADNTFATPLNQNPLSLGVDVVVHSATKFLSGHGDVLGGLVCGSGELMAKVRHHREINGASLDPFSAYLIIRGMKTLALRLRQQQRSAQALAEYLLTEPLVESVNYPGLPSHPNHDVARSQMRGFGAIVSFVLRGGMETVKHLLPRLRYAHRAGNLGAVETIYGPARTTSHVENTLEERLALGISEGLVRVSVGIEETDDLLADLKQAFEYTKEQLLKSEQSNFIPVRTECRTEVEI; encoded by the coding sequence ATGAATAACAAGACTGAAGTATCGGAACTTGGATGCGTGGGTATTGGCACGAGACTTGTTTGGGGTGGCGAAAAAGTTCGTCATCCTTACAACGCCACGCAAACGCCCATTGTGGCAAGTGCGGCCTATGGTTATGACGATATTGATGTCTGGTACGACGTTGCCCTGGGTAATACACCCGGGTTCATCTACAGCCGGATGAGCAATCCCACGGTCGCCATACTCGAAGACAAGATCTGCGAACTGGAAAGCGCCGAATCCGCGGTCGCGTTCAGCAGCGGCATGGCCGCCATTAGCAGCGTGCTCAACACCTTCCTCGCCAAGGGCGGTCGGGTGGTGTCCACCCGCGACAGCTACGGTGGCACCAACAAGATCTTCGAGGAGTTCCTGCCGCGCATGGGGGTGGACGTCACCCTCTGCGACACCCTCGACCATGAGGCCATCGAACATGAGATCGCCCTGGGCTGCGATGTCCTCTACCTGGAAACCCCTACCAACCCGACCCTGAAGGTGCTGGACATTCGGCGCCTGGCCCAGGCCGCGAAGCGGGTCGGTGCCCTGGTGGTGGCGGACAATACCTTTGCCACGCCGTTGAACCAGAACCCGCTGTCGCTGGGCGTGGACGTGGTGGTGCACAGCGCCACCAAGTTCCTCAGCGGCCACGGCGATGTGCTGGGCGGACTGGTCTGCGGCTCTGGCGAACTAATGGCGAAAGTGCGCCACCACCGCGAGATCAATGGAGCCTCCCTCGATCCCTTCTCCGCGTACCTGATCATCCGCGGCATGAAGACCCTGGCGCTGCGCCTGCGTCAGCAGCAGCGGAGCGCCCAGGCCCTGGCGGAATACCTGCTCACCGAGCCCCTGGTGGAATCGGTGAACTACCCCGGCCTGCCCAGTCACCCCAACCACGACGTGGCCCGCTCGCAGATGCGCGGCTTCGGCGCCATCGTCAGCTTCGTCCTGCGTGGCGGGATGGAGACGGTGAAGCACCTGCTGCCGCGCCTGCGCTATGCCCATCGGGCTGGAAACCTGGGGGCGGTGGAAACCATCTACGGTCCGGCGCGCACCACCAGCCATGTGGAAAACACCCTGGAAGAACGCCTGGCCCTGGGCATCTCCGAAGGACTGGTGCGGGTGTCGGTGGGAATAGAAGAAACGGATGATCTTCTGGCCGATCTCAAGCAGGCCTTCGAATACACGAAAGAGCAACTTCTTAAGTCTGAACAATCCAACTTCATCCCTGTCCGGACCGAATGTCGCACCGAGGTGGAAATCTGA
- the thrC gene encoding threonine synthase, with the protein MHYVSTRGAATRADFETVVLSGLAADGGLYVPASLPSFSAQEIAYWSWLPFDELAWRVMGPFVGPAIPEDAFKALLKDTYSAFAHRSIAPLHQVDRNEWVLELFHGPTRTAKDFAAQLHARLVSWFLDRNQQRAQVLGATNGDTGLAAIEAFGRDGQGRVLVLYPRDGVPLDRLAALQAADPARVLAFAVEGSFDDCQSMVAALFRAWPLPGVHAVGFNSTNWVGVMAQLVLYFHAALQLGGGLRPVGFSIPAASFAEVYAGYIAQKMGLPINQIIISTNRNDALHQFIHSNRYSTRRADPTLSPAMDFSHFANLERFVWELYGHDDQQVKALMESFEASGELGIANQHWLQARMLIDSYAVSDEQTIGEITQLYRDTGYVIDPHTATGVLAARLYRRSMVTPMVTLGEFAPAKSAALLAELGVWPAPEQTPATVGGHQRSIRVGDLDTVIQALGAW; encoded by the coding sequence ATGCACTATGTGAGTACACGAGGCGCGGCTACCCGCGCCGACTTCGAAACCGTGGTTCTTTCCGGGCTCGCGGCGGACGGCGGCCTGTACGTCCCGGCCAGCCTTCCGAGCTTCAGTGCCCAGGAGATCGCCTACTGGTCCTGGCTGCCGTTCGACGAACTGGCCTGGCGAGTCATGGGGCCCTTCGTCGGCCCGGCGATTCCCGAGGACGCGTTCAAGGCGCTTCTCAAGGACACCTACAGCGCCTTTGCCCACCGGTCCATTGCGCCCCTGCATCAGGTGGACCGCAACGAATGGGTGCTGGAGCTGTTCCACGGTCCGACCCGCACCGCCAAGGACTTCGCCGCCCAGCTGCATGCTCGCCTGGTGAGCTGGTTCCTCGACCGCAACCAGCAACGGGCGCAGGTGCTGGGGGCCACCAACGGCGACACCGGGCTGGCCGCCATCGAGGCATTCGGCCGCGACGGGCAGGGCCGGGTGCTGGTGCTGTATCCGCGGGACGGCGTGCCGCTGGACCGCCTCGCCGCGTTGCAGGCCGCCGACCCGGCGCGGGTATTGGCTTTCGCGGTGGAGGGCAGCTTCGACGATTGCCAGTCCATGGTGGCGGCGCTGTTCCGGGCCTGGCCGCTGCCAGGCGTCCATGCGGTTGGCTTCAACTCCACCAACTGGGTCGGCGTCATGGCTCAGCTGGTGCTCTACTTCCACGCCGCGCTACAGCTGGGCGGCGGCCTGCGGCCGGTCGGCTTCAGCATCCCGGCGGCCAGCTTCGCCGAGGTCTATGCGGGCTACATCGCGCAGAAAATGGGGCTGCCGATCAACCAGATCATCATTTCCACCAACCGCAATGACGCCCTGCATCAGTTCATCCACAGCAACCGTTACTCGACACGTCGCGCCGACCCGACCCTGTCGCCGGCGATGGATTTTTCTCACTTCGCCAACCTGGAACGCTTCGTCTGGGAGCTCTACGGCCACGATGACCAGCAGGTGAAGGCGCTGATGGAAAGCTTCGAGGCCAGTGGCGAGCTCGGCATTGCCAACCAGCACTGGCTGCAGGCACGGATGCTCATCGACTCCTATGCGGTCAGCGACGAGCAGACCATCGGCGAGATCACCCAGCTGTACCGCGACACCGGCTATGTCATTGACCCGCACACCGCCACGGGTGTGCTCGCCGCGCGACTCTACCGGCGCAGCATGGTGACGCCCATGGTGACCCTGGGTGAGTTCGCCCCCGCCAAGTCGGCGGCATTGCTCGCCGAACTGGGCGTCTGGCCCGCGCCGGAACAGACCCCGGCGACCGTCGGCGGCCACCAACGGAGCATCCGTGTGGGCGATCTGGATACCGTTATCCAGGCGCTGGGCGCGTGGTGA
- a CDS encoding amino acid permease, whose protein sequence is MSRSTTTNKQTSGPGFKQDMQTRHIVMLALGGVIGTGLFLTSGYTVNQAGPLGAVIAYIIGAVMVYMVMMCLGELAVQMPETGSFSTYATRYLGAGTGYTVAWLYWLTWTVAIGSEFTAAGILMARWFPDTPVWIWSAMFAATVFITNVVSVRLFAETEFWLSLVKVLTVIAFLVVGTGAIIGVFDVKEAHSIGLGNFTREGLFPTGFMSIAMTLLAVSFAFSGTELIGIAAGETKDPQRNVPKAIRTTVLRLAIFFVGTIFVLATLLPREQAGLVESPFVTVFEYIGIPYSADIMNFVIISALLSAANSGLYAASRMLWTLSDQGHMPRSFGALSRHGTPFNAIVVSMAGAGASLLSSVFAPDTIYLALVSISGLAVVVVWMSIAASQMAFRRQFVANGGDVRDLKFRVRGYPWVPLGALASCTLACVGIAFDPAQRVALYFGLPFIAWCYFVFYLTRKSRERRLASGAAPEAA, encoded by the coding sequence ATGTCCAGATCAACTACAACGAATAAGCAAACATCGGGTCCCGGTTTCAAACAGGACATGCAGACCCGTCATATCGTGATGCTGGCCCTGGGGGGCGTCATCGGCACCGGTCTGTTCCTGACCTCGGGCTACACCGTGAACCAGGCGGGTCCCCTGGGCGCCGTGATCGCCTACATCATCGGCGCGGTCATGGTTTACATGGTCATGATGTGCCTCGGCGAACTGGCGGTGCAGATGCCGGAAACCGGCTCCTTCAGCACCTACGCCACCCGCTACCTCGGCGCCGGCACCGGCTACACGGTGGCCTGGCTCTACTGGCTGACCTGGACGGTGGCCATCGGTTCGGAGTTCACCGCCGCGGGCATCCTGATGGCGCGCTGGTTCCCCGACACGCCGGTGTGGATCTGGAGCGCGATGTTCGCCGCCACGGTGTTCATCACCAATGTCGTCTCGGTGCGTCTGTTCGCGGAAACGGAGTTCTGGCTGTCCCTGGTGAAGGTGCTGACGGTCATCGCCTTCCTGGTGGTGGGCACCGGCGCGATCATCGGTGTGTTCGACGTGAAGGAGGCGCACAGCATCGGCCTCGGCAATTTCACCCGCGAAGGTCTGTTCCCCACCGGCTTCATGTCCATCGCCATGACGCTGCTGGCGGTGTCCTTCGCCTTCTCCGGCACCGAGCTGATCGGCATCGCCGCAGGCGAGACCAAAGACCCGCAGCGCAACGTGCCCAAGGCCATTCGCACCACGGTGCTGCGCCTGGCGATCTTCTTCGTCGGCACCATCTTCGTCCTGGCCACGTTGTTGCCACGGGAGCAGGCGGGCCTGGTGGAGAGCCCCTTCGTCACGGTGTTCGAGTACATCGGCATCCCGTACTCGGCGGACATCATGAACTTCGTGATCATCAGTGCGCTGCTCTCGGCGGCCAACTCCGGACTCTATGCGGCCTCGCGCATGCTCTGGACCCTGAGTGACCAGGGCCACATGCCGCGCAGCTTCGGCGCGCTGTCCCGCCACGGCACACCGTTCAACGCCATCGTGGTGAGCATGGCCGGCGCTGGCGCCTCGCTGCTGAGCAGCGTGTTCGCGCCGGACACCATCTACCTCGCCCTGGTATCCATCTCGGGCCTGGCAGTGGTGGTGGTGTGGATGAGCATCGCCGCCAGCCAGATGGCGTTCCGCCGCCAGTTCGTCGCCAATGGCGGTGATGTGCGGGACCTGAAGTTCCGCGTGCGCGGCTACCCCTGGGTTCCGCTCGGCGCACTGGCGAGCTGCACCCTGGCCTGCGTGGGAATCGCCTTCGATCCGGCGCAGCGGGTGGCGCTGTACTTCGGCTTGCCCTTCATCGCCTGGTGCTACTTCGTCTTCTACCTCACCCGCAAGAGCCGCGAGCGGCGCCTGGCATCGGGGGCGGCGCCTGAGGCGGCCTGA